Proteins from one Bombyx mori chromosome 1, ASM3026992v2 genomic window:
- the LOC101743037 gene encoding bestrophin-4 isoform X1, with product MTISYAGEVPNGSSFGCFWRILCKWRGSVYKLVWRELLAYLLLYYTINLLYRFALTEQQQRVFEKVRQYFGAQSESIPMSFVLGFYVSLVVKRWWEQYKLLPWPDTLALFISAGIPGAVSKDETGRLMRRNIVRYAILAYVITLQRVSLRVKRRFPTWQHVVDSGLMLESERKVFEKMDGKSPMSKYWMPLVWATNIINRARKEGLITSDHIVQTLLVELSDIRRRLGALIGYDTVCVPLVYTQVVTLSLYTYFVAALMGRQLVPPAPGSTSKYEPDVYFPLFTALQFCFYVGWLKVAEVLINPFGEDDDDIELNWLIDRHIKAAYMIVDEMHEEHPELLKDQYWEEVVPKDLPYTVASEHYRRHEPPCSADHYKVKAEDAVYANVQAPRKSHDETYADYESVDTPLVERRKNWFQRQISRMGSVRSASTAYSSGGLFGRNRHNSVVYSSPEAGQPVAPPPPHHKMSLYERLVGRKSGRGQHRQNSRHGGQKSNGSAVPITLRNRPRIPTPDVTKEVMDRENRIAMGMQNMGVIMAHQGYQNEVPVLGALVLSPIQELDSGSVNNTLHAGQPGTTALAQAVLAPGGLTPMLTTAPVNLTPMGVSQLTTIVSSAPSTPRAERGPADGSGGSPQSPRATITELPPSDRESNHSGTPPDFARKPGSKRGEVYV from the exons GGTGTTCGAGAAGGTTCGGCAGTATTTCGGAGCACAGAGCGAATCTATTCCGATGTCGTTCGTGCTCGGTTTCTACGTAAGTCTCGTCGTGAAGCGTTGGTGGGAACAGTACAAGCTCCTTCCGTGGCCTGATACGCTCGCGCTGTTCATCTCTGCAGGCATACCTGGAGCGGTCAGTAAA GACGAGACGGGCCGATTAATGAGAAGAAATATTGTAAGATATGCTATCCTCGCCTACGTCATCACGCTACAGAGGGTGTCTCTTAGGGTAAAAAGAAGATTTCCAACATGGCAACACGTAGTTGACTCTG GTCTTATGTTGGAAAGCGAGAGAAAAGTTTTTGAAAAGATGGACGGCAAGAGTCCTATGTCCAAGTATTGGATGCCGTTAGTATGGGCGACGAATATAATAAACAGAGCCAGGAAAGAAGGCCTAATAACCAGTGACCACATAGTGCAAACGTTGTTGGTGGAGCTATCTGACATAAGACGAAGATTGGGGGCGCTCATTGGTTATGACACCGTTTGCGTACCACTCGTTTATACGCAG gtggTAACTTTGTCCCTGTACACTTATTTCGTTGCGGCATTGATGGGCCGTCAACTGGTCCCTCCGGCGCCCGGAAGTACCTCCAAGTACGAACCTGACGTATACTTTCCGCTCTTCACAGCTTTACAG TTCTGCTTTTACGTGGGATGGTTGAAAGTAGCTGAAGTTTTAATTAATCCTTTCGGAGAAGATGACGATGACATCGAACTAAATTGGCTTATTGACAGGCACATAAAG GCAGCCTATATGATAGTTGACGAGATGCACGAAGAGCATCCTGAACTGCTGAAAGATCAATACTGGGAAGAGGTGGTCCCCAAAGATTTACCGTACACCGTAGCCTCAGAACATTACCGTCGCCATGAGCCCCCTTGCTCAGCTGACCACTACAAAGTAAAAGCAGAGGACGCTGTCTATGCTAACGTTCAAGCACCCAGAAAGAGTCATGATGAAACTTACGCTGATTAC GAAAGTGTGGACACTCCCTTAGTTGAAAGGCGAAAAAATTGGTTCCAGCGACAAATATCGAGGATGGGCTCGGTACGGTCCGCTTCAACGGCGTATTCATCGGGAGGCCTCTTTGGACGAAATCGACACAATTCTGTTGTCTATTCGAGTCCTGAAGCAGGCCAGCCCGTGGCGCCACCTCCCCCGCACCACAAGATGTCTTTATATGAGCGACTTGTTGGTCGCAAATCGGGCAGAGGGCAGCATCGACAAAATTCAAGACACG GTGGCCAAAAAAGTAATGGATCCGCCGTTCCTATTACCCTGCGGAACAGACCTCGTATACCCACACCGGACGTGACGAAAGAGGTCATGGACCGTGAAAATCGTATCGCAATGGGTATGCAGAACATGGGTGTAATAATGGCTCACCAAGGCTATCAAAATGAAGTTCCCGTATTAGGTGCACTGGTCTTATCGCCTATACAGGAATTGGATAGTGGTTCCGTGAACAACACATTACACGCAGGGCAGCCTGGCACCACGGCTCTAGCGCAAGCAGTGCTGGCACCCGGTGGACTAACACCAATGCTCACTACTGCACCTGTTAACTTAACACCGATGGGTGTATCCCAGCTCACAACTATAGTGAGCTCAGCGCCATCGACGCCACGAGCTGAGCGTGGCCCAGCAGATGGCTCCGGTGGTTCACCGCAATCTCCAAGAGCGACCATTACAGAGCTCCCTCCATCGGATCGTGAAAGTAATCATAGCGGCACACCTCCAGATTTCGCGAGGAAACCAGGTTCTAAAAGAGGAGAGGTCTATGTATAG
- the LOC101743037 gene encoding bestrophin-4 isoform X2, translating to MTISYAGEVPNGSSFGCFWRILCKWRGSVYKLVWRELLAYLLLYYTINLLYRFALTEQQQRVFEKVRQYFGAQSESIPMSFVLGFYVSLVVKRWWEQYKLLPWPDTLALFISAGIPGADETGRLMRRNIVRYAILAYVITLQRVSLRVKRRFPTWQHVVDSGLMLESERKVFEKMDGKSPMSKYWMPLVWATNIINRARKEGLITSDHIVQTLLVELSDIRRRLGALIGYDTVCVPLVYTQVVTLSLYTYFVAALMGRQLVPPAPGSTSKYEPDVYFPLFTALQFCFYVGWLKVAEVLINPFGEDDDDIELNWLIDRHIKAAYMIVDEMHEEHPELLKDQYWEEVVPKDLPYTVASEHYRRHEPPCSADHYKVKAEDAVYANVQAPRKSHDETYADYESVDTPLVERRKNWFQRQISRMGSVRSASTAYSSGGLFGRNRHNSVVYSSPEAGQPVAPPPPHHKMSLYERLVGRKSGRGQHRQNSRHGGQKSNGSAVPITLRNRPRIPTPDVTKEVMDRENRIAMGMQNMGVIMAHQGYQNEVPVLGALVLSPIQELDSGSVNNTLHAGQPGTTALAQAVLAPGGLTPMLTTAPVNLTPMGVSQLTTIVSSAPSTPRAERGPADGSGGSPQSPRATITELPPSDRESNHSGTPPDFARKPGSKRGEVYV from the exons GGTGTTCGAGAAGGTTCGGCAGTATTTCGGAGCACAGAGCGAATCTATTCCGATGTCGTTCGTGCTCGGTTTCTACGTAAGTCTCGTCGTGAAGCGTTGGTGGGAACAGTACAAGCTCCTTCCGTGGCCTGATACGCTCGCGCTGTTCATCTCTGCAGGCATACCTGGAGCG GACGAGACGGGCCGATTAATGAGAAGAAATATTGTAAGATATGCTATCCTCGCCTACGTCATCACGCTACAGAGGGTGTCTCTTAGGGTAAAAAGAAGATTTCCAACATGGCAACACGTAGTTGACTCTG GTCTTATGTTGGAAAGCGAGAGAAAAGTTTTTGAAAAGATGGACGGCAAGAGTCCTATGTCCAAGTATTGGATGCCGTTAGTATGGGCGACGAATATAATAAACAGAGCCAGGAAAGAAGGCCTAATAACCAGTGACCACATAGTGCAAACGTTGTTGGTGGAGCTATCTGACATAAGACGAAGATTGGGGGCGCTCATTGGTTATGACACCGTTTGCGTACCACTCGTTTATACGCAG gtggTAACTTTGTCCCTGTACACTTATTTCGTTGCGGCATTGATGGGCCGTCAACTGGTCCCTCCGGCGCCCGGAAGTACCTCCAAGTACGAACCTGACGTATACTTTCCGCTCTTCACAGCTTTACAG TTCTGCTTTTACGTGGGATGGTTGAAAGTAGCTGAAGTTTTAATTAATCCTTTCGGAGAAGATGACGATGACATCGAACTAAATTGGCTTATTGACAGGCACATAAAG GCAGCCTATATGATAGTTGACGAGATGCACGAAGAGCATCCTGAACTGCTGAAAGATCAATACTGGGAAGAGGTGGTCCCCAAAGATTTACCGTACACCGTAGCCTCAGAACATTACCGTCGCCATGAGCCCCCTTGCTCAGCTGACCACTACAAAGTAAAAGCAGAGGACGCTGTCTATGCTAACGTTCAAGCACCCAGAAAGAGTCATGATGAAACTTACGCTGATTAC GAAAGTGTGGACACTCCCTTAGTTGAAAGGCGAAAAAATTGGTTCCAGCGACAAATATCGAGGATGGGCTCGGTACGGTCCGCTTCAACGGCGTATTCATCGGGAGGCCTCTTTGGACGAAATCGACACAATTCTGTTGTCTATTCGAGTCCTGAAGCAGGCCAGCCCGTGGCGCCACCTCCCCCGCACCACAAGATGTCTTTATATGAGCGACTTGTTGGTCGCAAATCGGGCAGAGGGCAGCATCGACAAAATTCAAGACACG GTGGCCAAAAAAGTAATGGATCCGCCGTTCCTATTACCCTGCGGAACAGACCTCGTATACCCACACCGGACGTGACGAAAGAGGTCATGGACCGTGAAAATCGTATCGCAATGGGTATGCAGAACATGGGTGTAATAATGGCTCACCAAGGCTATCAAAATGAAGTTCCCGTATTAGGTGCACTGGTCTTATCGCCTATACAGGAATTGGATAGTGGTTCCGTGAACAACACATTACACGCAGGGCAGCCTGGCACCACGGCTCTAGCGCAAGCAGTGCTGGCACCCGGTGGACTAACACCAATGCTCACTACTGCACCTGTTAACTTAACACCGATGGGTGTATCCCAGCTCACAACTATAGTGAGCTCAGCGCCATCGACGCCACGAGCTGAGCGTGGCCCAGCAGATGGCTCCGGTGGTTCACCGCAATCTCCAAGAGCGACCATTACAGAGCTCCCTCCATCGGATCGTGAAAGTAATCATAGCGGCACACCTCCAGATTTCGCGAGGAAACCAGGTTCTAAAAGAGGAGAGGTCTATGTATAG